A genomic region of Actinomycetota bacterium contains the following coding sequences:
- a CDS encoding D-arabinono-1,4-lactone oxidase — translation MADWTNWSGTAACAPARVERPASEAAVVEAILRARAEGQPVKVRGTGHSFTDAACTDGVMISLDRCDGIVSVDPGGGTVTVQAGITLRALNGFLARHALAMSNLGDIAYQSVAGATQTATHGTGLRFGNLSTQIRRVRLVDGCGTIHELSADHDPEAFQAARAGLGALGVVTEVTIDVEPAFDLLAVEEPRDLDDLLPRLDELAEAEEHFEFYWLPHTPRTLTKRNVRTREPRSTRSVWKSFRNEVLLANAAIGALCRIGRARPSLIPALNARFAAEFGRTRVIDRSDRVFTSPRYLRFAEMEYAIPRAAATEALQRLRRMIDETGLRVSLPVEVRFVAADDIFLSPSYERQTCYIAVHMYRGTDYRPYFSQVERIMLPLGGRPHWGKLHGLRADVLSGLYPAWDRFLAVRDRLDPDRTFANAYLDRVLGP, via the coding sequence ATCGCCGATTGGACCAACTGGTCGGGAACCGCGGCGTGCGCGCCGGCGCGGGTCGAGCGGCCCGCATCAGAGGCGGCGGTGGTGGAAGCAATCCTGCGCGCACGGGCCGAGGGACAGCCGGTGAAGGTGCGGGGGACCGGTCATTCGTTCACCGACGCTGCGTGCACAGACGGCGTGATGATCTCGCTGGACCGCTGCGACGGGATCGTCTCGGTGGACCCGGGGGGCGGCACGGTGACGGTCCAGGCAGGGATCACGCTGCGCGCCCTCAACGGTTTTCTGGCCCGTCACGCGCTGGCGATGTCCAACCTGGGAGACATCGCCTACCAATCGGTGGCCGGGGCCACGCAGACGGCCACCCATGGAACCGGTCTGCGCTTCGGGAACCTGTCCACGCAGATCCGGCGGGTGCGGCTGGTGGACGGCTGCGGGACGATCCACGAACTGTCCGCGGACCACGACCCGGAAGCGTTCCAGGCTGCAAGAGCCGGGCTCGGCGCCCTCGGCGTCGTGACGGAGGTGACGATCGACGTGGAGCCGGCGTTCGACCTTCTGGCGGTGGAGGAGCCAAGGGACCTCGACGACCTTCTGCCCCGGCTGGACGAACTCGCGGAGGCCGAGGAGCACTTCGAGTTCTACTGGCTGCCGCACACGCCACGGACGCTGACCAAGCGCAACGTGCGGACGAGGGAGCCGAGATCCACGCGCTCGGTCTGGAAGTCATTCCGCAACGAGGTCCTGCTCGCCAATGCGGCCATAGGCGCGCTCTGCCGAATCGGGCGCGCCCGGCCATCGCTGATCCCGGCGCTCAACGCCCGGTTCGCCGCGGAGTTCGGGCGGACGCGTGTCATCGATCGCAGCGACCGCGTGTTCACCAGCCCGCGGTACCTGCGGTTCGCGGAGATGGAGTACGCCATACCGCGCGCCGCCGCGACTGAGGCGCTTCAGAGGCTGCGGCGGATGATCGACGAGACGGGGCTGAGGGTCAGCCTGCCGGTGGAAGTCCGGTTCGTGGCGGCGGACGACATCTTCCTCAGTCCCTCGTACGAACGGCAGACCTGCTACATCGCCGTCCACATGTACCGGGGCACCGACTACAGGCCGTATTTCTCGCAGGTGGAGCGGATCATGCTGCCGCTCGGAGGACGCCCGCACTGGGGCAAGCTGCATGGTCTGCGGGCCGACGTCCTGTCCGGGCTGTACCCGGCGTGGGACCGCTTTTTGGCCGTCCGCGACCGGCTCGACCCGGACCGGACGTTCGCCAACGCCTACCTGGACCGCGTGCTGGGCCCTTAG
- a CDS encoding NAD-dependent epimerase/dehydratase family protein, producing the protein MSVVAVTGASGAAGRLLVEALGERDDVRRVIGVDVAEPRFGTRNLEFYRLDVRSEAMRDVLRGADVLVHLASGAPQLAEEERRDVNVAGTRCALAAAAEAGVGHVVYRSSALVYGAHPDNDLPLTEDSPVRPVIGVDESAHRAEAEDLVSRFRDDHSTSATVLRPCLVAGARSGGLIAAAARSPFVVRVAGYDPPLQILHESDLVSALLAAMDRRLDGVYNVAPARTLSLTQVAGELGVRLVDESPDEAERKMSRAARLSPGGVDPSWTSFLMYPCVASGDRIAAEGFTAQRSPEDALRDAAQARHGFVSVGPVRVRPRDLAVAAAGVAAVAGSLARRRARKSRPV; encoded by the coding sequence ATGTCCGTCGTCGCCGTGACCGGAGCATCGGGCGCAGCAGGCCGGCTGCTCGTAGAGGCCCTCGGGGAAAGAGATGACGTCCGACGCGTCATCGGGGTTGACGTGGCCGAGCCGCGCTTCGGCACCCGGAACCTTGAGTTCTACCGGCTGGACGTCCGGTCCGAGGCCATGCGCGACGTACTGCGCGGGGCGGATGTCCTGGTGCATTTGGCGTCCGGAGCCCCACAGCTGGCCGAGGAGGAGCGTCGGGACGTCAACGTCGCAGGCACCCGCTGCGCGCTGGCCGCCGCCGCCGAGGCCGGGGTGGGCCACGTCGTCTACCGCTCGAGCGCGCTCGTCTACGGCGCGCATCCCGACAACGACCTGCCGCTGACCGAGGACTCTCCGGTCCGCCCTGTGATCGGGGTCGACGAGTCGGCGCACCGAGCGGAGGCCGAGGACCTGGTGTCACGCTTCCGCGACGACCACTCCACCAGCGCCACGGTCCTGAGGCCGTGCCTGGTCGCGGGGGCCAGGTCCGGGGGCCTGATCGCGGCAGCGGCCCGCTCTCCTTTTGTGGTCCGCGTGGCCGGGTACGACCCACCGCTTCAGATCCTGCACGAGTCGGACCTGGTCTCGGCCCTGCTCGCCGCGATGGACCGGCGGCTGGACGGCGTCTACAACGTCGCTCCGGCCCGGACGCTGTCCCTAACCCAGGTGGCGGGCGAGCTGGGGGTCCGGCTGGTGGACGAGAGCCCGGACGAAGCCGAGAGGAAGATGTCCAGGGCCGCGCGGCTGTCGCCGGGAGGCGTGGACCCGTCCTGGACGTCTTTCCTGATGTACCCCTGCGTGGCGTCGGGGGACCGCATCGCGGCCGAGGGGTTCACCGCGCAGCGCAGCCCGGAAGACGCGCTTCGGGACGCCGCCCAGGCCCGGCATGGTTTTGTGAGCGTGGGCCCGGTGAGGGTCCGCCCCCGGGACCTGGCGGTTGCCGCGGCGGGAGTAGCCGCGGTGGCCGGCTCCCTGGCCAGGCGCCGCGCCCGCAAGAGCCGACCCGTCTGA
- a CDS encoding S16 family serine protease, with product MPPHDRVPKLVLIVPVLTAVLALLNMSVPRVWIGPGSAVEVKELVRISGAQEYRTPGKLLLTTVHLVYPPSLAMAIKGWLDPLVDLPPSELYYPEDVDPQEVNRGARQDLQNSKLVASAAALTRLGYPVVLEGADVLVSGIPAQSPATGVLRRGDFILAVGGHRVCGAEELRFEMSQATPGEPVALQVRRDGRDINVTAGTVPDPENERRAVLGVELAPQGQVRIQLPFKVEIEQGDIGGPSAGLVFALSITDLLQDGDLSGGRAVAGTGTIGCGGQVGLVGGVKQKVTAAEKSGAELFLVPQDEFEDACKWAKRIRIVPVNRLDEAVRVLQDPAAAKARSCR from the coding sequence GTGCCCCCTCACGACCGCGTCCCCAAGCTCGTCCTGATCGTCCCGGTGCTGACTGCCGTGCTGGCGCTTCTGAACATGTCCGTGCCCCGGGTCTGGATAGGACCGGGAAGTGCCGTCGAGGTCAAGGAGCTGGTGCGCATCTCGGGCGCCCAGGAGTACCGGACCCCCGGCAAGCTGCTCCTGACGACCGTGCACCTCGTGTACCCGCCCAGCCTGGCCATGGCAATCAAGGGATGGCTGGACCCTTTGGTCGATCTCCCGCCGAGCGAGCTGTACTACCCGGAGGACGTCGACCCGCAGGAGGTCAACCGCGGCGCCAGGCAGGACCTCCAGAACTCAAAGCTCGTCGCCTCGGCCGCGGCGCTGACGCGGCTGGGCTACCCCGTCGTCCTGGAGGGGGCCGACGTGCTCGTGAGCGGGATCCCTGCGCAGTCCCCGGCCACGGGCGTGCTGCGACGCGGCGACTTCATCCTGGCCGTGGGCGGCCACAGGGTGTGCGGGGCGGAGGAGCTGCGCTTTGAGATGTCCCAGGCGACTCCCGGGGAGCCGGTGGCGCTCCAGGTTCGCCGGGACGGACGCGACATCAACGTCACGGCCGGGACCGTCCCGGACCCCGAGAACGAGCGGCGAGCGGTGCTCGGCGTGGAGCTGGCGCCTCAGGGACAGGTCCGAATACAGCTGCCGTTCAAGGTGGAGATCGAGCAGGGCGACATAGGCGGTCCGTCGGCGGGACTGGTCTTCGCGCTGTCGATCACGGACCTGTTGCAGGACGGTGACCTGTCCGGCGGACGGGCGGTCGCCGGAACGGGGACGATCGGGTGTGGCGGGCAGGTCGGCCTGGTGGGTGGGGTGAAGCAGAAGGTGACGGCGGCCGAGAAGTCGGGGGCCGAGCTGTTTCTCGTCCCCCAGGATGAGTTCGAGGACGCCTGCAAGTGGGCCAAGCGAATCCGGATCGTCCCGGTGAACAGGCTGGACGAGGCCGTCCGGGTTCTGCAGGACCCCGCCGCGGCCAAGGCCAGGAGCTGTCGCTAG
- a CDS encoding S8 family serine peptidase: MRSRTGPQVRTRAKAAACAAVAALAAPAGPAVSAGDPYIDKQYGLQMVQARAALSRARGAGVLIAVIDTGVDLRHEDLRERIVPGHDYIDDDDDAQDANGHGTHVAGVAAATADNGLGIAGVAPAAMILPLRVLDANGRGIESDVASAIRFSVLRARTTGVKLVVNLSLTDLKQGGGIAALDTRNAIRDAWRAGAVVVAAAGNESLPFSKYPAEGPNVLSVGAIDDRQQHAAFSNKGVNLVAPGEKILSAFWDRDEPDAHDLYAVGSGTSVAAPHVSGAAALLLSAGLTNEQAVDAILRHTDDLGPPGQDPDFGFGLLNVSRALGLSPAGAGAAPVAGAGGLPDSVRGRFERLQPEIATPTPAARAGSVAPARSSKRSVLPLTLAAAVVALALPALVAFRRRRSSRPTEIPWDF; the protein is encoded by the coding sequence GTGCGGTCGCGCACCGGGCCGCAAGTCCGCACGCGAGCAAAAGCCGCCGCCTGCGCAGCGGTCGCGGCGCTGGCGGCACCGGCGGGTCCCGCGGTCTCCGCCGGTGACCCCTACATCGACAAGCAGTACGGGCTTCAGATGGTCCAGGCCCGCGCGGCGCTGTCCCGCGCGCGGGGGGCCGGGGTACTGATCGCGGTCATAGACACCGGAGTGGACCTCAGGCACGAGGACCTGCGCGAAAGGATCGTCCCGGGTCACGACTACATCGATGACGACGACGACGCGCAGGATGCCAATGGTCACGGCACCCACGTGGCGGGCGTCGCCGCGGCGACAGCCGACAACGGACTGGGGATCGCGGGGGTGGCCCCCGCGGCGATGATCCTGCCGCTGCGCGTGCTTGACGCAAACGGACGCGGGATCGAATCCGATGTGGCGTCCGCCATACGGTTTTCGGTGCTGCGAGCCAGAACGACGGGCGTGAAGCTGGTCGTCAACCTCAGCCTCACCGACCTCAAGCAGGGCGGCGGGATCGCGGCGCTTGACACCCGCAATGCGATCCGGGACGCCTGGCGGGCCGGAGCGGTGGTAGTGGCGGCGGCGGGAAACGAGTCGCTTCCGTTCAGCAAGTATCCGGCAGAGGGGCCGAACGTCCTGTCCGTGGGCGCGATCGACGATCGGCAGCAGCACGCCGCCTTTTCGAACAAGGGCGTCAACCTCGTCGCCCCCGGGGAGAAGATCCTCAGCGCGTTCTGGGACCGCGACGAGCCTGACGCCCACGACCTTTACGCCGTGGGGTCGGGGACGTCGGTCGCGGCCCCCCATGTGTCCGGAGCGGCCGCGCTGCTGCTGTCCGCCGGGCTCACCAATGAACAGGCCGTGGACGCGATCCTGCGCCATACCGACGACCTCGGGCCGCCCGGACAGGATCCGGACTTCGGTTTCGGCCTGCTGAACGTGTCCCGGGCGCTGGGGCTGTCCCCGGCGGGAGCGGGAGCGGCGCCGGTGGCCGGCGCCGGCGGCCTGCCCGATTCCGTCCGGGGCAGGTTCGAGCGGCTTCAGCCCGAAATCGCAACACCCACGCCGGCTGCCAGGGCGGGCTCGGTGGCCCCGGCCCGCAGCAGCAAGCGGTCGGTATTGCCGCTGACCCTGGCTGCGGCCGTTGTGGCGCTGGCGTTGCCCGCGCTCGTCGCTTTCCGGAGGCGTAGGAGCAGCCGGCCGACCGAGATCCCCTGGGACTTCTGA
- a CDS encoding S8 family serine peptidase: MRRVPLLALIVLLVAAGPAALSANDPGAVNQWGLAKVGAELAWSTSTGTGVVVAVVDTGVDLSHEDLKANLVPGRSMISGESNRGPQDDNGHGTHVAGIVAAVANNGRGVAGVAPTAKIMPVRVLKDAGDGSGDASGSMNDVVAGIKWAVDNGAKVVNLSLGEDVLIRTVLGSSMEEGLNYAWSRGAVPVVAAGNDMLFPSGYGDVPAVVVSATDRNDGKPSYSNGVGSARWGMAAPGGSSGATNGILSSYWVSGKANQYAYLSGTSMAAPHVAGAAALLRAKGLSPQQTVDKLLGTAKDIGAAGRDSVFGSGRLDAAAAVAGLGGGPAVGGPAAPPSSGSATSGRLPSAGGAKRPAAQAAPRPGGAPAGAPGSSTAAPAPSEAPTAETGAASAAPRAAGARPARSEQKGVLPMAGLAAAMLAAGSSIAFFRLRGRP, from the coding sequence ATGCGCCGCGTGCCGCTGCTCGCCCTCATCGTCCTGCTGGTTGCCGCGGGCCCTGCCGCCTTGTCCGCGAACGACCCGGGAGCCGTCAACCAGTGGGGCTTGGCGAAGGTGGGGGCCGAGCTGGCCTGGAGCACGTCCACCGGCACCGGTGTGGTCGTTGCGGTCGTGGACACCGGAGTGGACCTCAGCCACGAGGACCTCAAAGCGAACCTGGTGCCGGGACGCAGCATGATCTCGGGCGAGAGCAACCGCGGCCCCCAGGACGACAACGGGCACGGCACCCACGTGGCGGGCATCGTCGCCGCCGTGGCGAACAACGGACGCGGCGTTGCCGGAGTGGCTCCGACGGCCAAGATCATGCCGGTGCGGGTGCTGAAGGACGCCGGCGACGGATCGGGAGATGCCAGCGGGTCGATGAACGACGTGGTCGCCGGCATCAAGTGGGCCGTTGACAACGGAGCCAAGGTGGTGAACCTGTCCCTGGGCGAGGACGTGCTGATAAGGACCGTCCTGGGAAGCTCGATGGAAGAAGGCTTGAACTACGCGTGGAGCCGCGGCGCGGTCCCCGTGGTAGCCGCCGGAAACGACATGCTGTTTCCGTCCGGTTACGGCGACGTGCCTGCCGTCGTCGTGTCGGCTACCGACCGCAACGACGGGAAGCCCAGTTACTCCAACGGTGTCGGGTCGGCCCGCTGGGGGATGGCGGCTCCGGGCGGCTCGTCGGGAGCGACCAACGGGATTCTTTCCAGCTATTGGGTGTCGGGGAAAGCGAACCAGTACGCGTATCTGTCCGGCACGTCGATGGCGGCCCCCCACGTGGCCGGCGCGGCTGCGCTCCTGCGCGCCAAGGGACTCAGCCCGCAGCAGACGGTGGACAAGCTGCTGGGCACGGCGAAGGACATCGGGGCCGCCGGACGCGACTCGGTGTTCGGGTCCGGGCGGCTGGACGCCGCCGCAGCAGTCGCCGGACTCGGTGGTGGTCCTGCTGTAGGCGGTCCGGCCGCACCGCCTTCCTCCGGGTCCGCGACTTCCGGCCGCCTTCCGTCGGCCGGAGGCGCCAAGAGGCCCGCGGCCCAGGCCGCGCCTCGTCCCGGCGGAGCGCCTGCGGGCGCGCCGGGATCGTCCACCGCTGCGCCCGCGCCTTCCGAGGCACCCACGGCAGAGACGGGCGCCGCCAGTGCGGCCCCGAGAGCTGCGGGGGCCCGCCCGGCCAGATCCGAACAAAAGGGTGTTCTGCCCATGGCCGGGCTCGCGGCGGCAATGCTGGCAGCCGGCTCCTCAATTGCGTTCTTCAGGCTTCGCGGCCGGCCCTGA
- the trxA gene encoding thioredoxin — MSKRMVDIEPGTDRRQLEDGSWTATFRPLQVTVSAADEEQLKKNLVQAIMETMKGSQEAQEAFAAYAEDHSEVVEEDQGPLERAKAATAGFAALGSDTFDAYVAADDVPVLVDFWAEWCQPCHMLAPVLKELSDDLAGRMRVAKLNIDDHQEVAQRYNVRSIPTLILFSKGHEVARVSGAGRPKDEYRREIEPHLPAGPG, encoded by the coding sequence ATGAGCAAGCGGATGGTGGACATCGAGCCCGGCACGGACCGGCGGCAGCTGGAGGACGGCAGTTGGACGGCGACCTTCCGCCCGCTGCAGGTGACGGTGTCGGCCGCGGACGAAGAGCAGCTCAAGAAGAACCTCGTGCAGGCGATCATGGAGACGATGAAGGGCTCCCAGGAGGCCCAGGAGGCATTCGCCGCCTACGCCGAGGACCACAGCGAGGTGGTCGAAGAGGACCAGGGCCCGCTGGAGCGGGCCAAGGCGGCGACGGCGGGATTCGCGGCCCTGGGCTCGGACACCTTCGACGCCTACGTGGCCGCGGACGACGTCCCCGTCCTGGTGGACTTCTGGGCCGAGTGGTGCCAGCCGTGCCACATGCTGGCCCCCGTCCTCAAGGAACTCTCCGACGACCTCGCCGGGCGCATGCGGGTGGCCAAGCTGAACATCGACGACCATCAGGAAGTCGCGCAGCGCTACAACGTCCGCAGCATCCCCACGCTGATCCTGTTCTCAAAGGGCCACGAGGTTGCGCGCGTTTCGGGGGCCGGGCGTCCCAAGGACGAATACCGCCGCGAGATCGAGCCGCACCTGCCCGCCGGTCCGGGCTAA
- a CDS encoding citrate synthase → MAEIRLGEIMTPDPLTTPPQATLAEAASAMRERKVGSTVVCDQGTVVGILTERDLVRAAGDGADPNSTRVEQWMTRSPVTMTPADDITHALDRMLDRGFRHLPILDGEGLTGIVSLRQLIAAARIRKVDPWSPGTGRGLENVTVAETELSFIDGQAGRLIYRGYNAVELALHKTFNDVWHLMFYGSLPTGDEFSRRTAELRGLPLDVQTLRDLAASHGTFMSTLQAAISAAGASMGLKPWLDDDPSAAEKAALKLGAVVPTIVTALWRLEQGLEPVDPDPNLSHAANYLWMMHGDKPTDDQVVATDRYLVLLAEHGMNASTFTGRVIASTGADVGSAVAGAAGALSGPLHGGAPSLVLDMLDEIGAPELAQEWIQEAVRRGKRIMGFGHRVYKAEDPRAACFRETAIELGSERVALAKVVETATLETLRAAKPGRALYTNVEYWSAVVLERAGIPRKLFTPTFAVARTIGWTAHILEQVRDNRLIRPSADYTGPTGLSVTG, encoded by the coding sequence GTGGCGGAGATTCGTCTGGGCGAGATCATGACGCCGGACCCGCTCACGACGCCTCCGCAGGCGACGCTGGCCGAGGCTGCCTCTGCCATGCGGGAGCGCAAGGTCGGGTCCACCGTCGTGTGTGACCAGGGCACGGTCGTGGGCATCCTCACGGAGCGCGACCTGGTCCGAGCGGCAGGCGACGGTGCCGACCCCAACTCCACCAGGGTCGAGCAGTGGATGACCCGCTCGCCGGTCACGATGACCCCGGCGGACGACATCACGCACGCACTGGACCGGATGCTCGACCGGGGGTTCCGTCACCTGCCGATCCTGGATGGCGAGGGACTCACCGGCATCGTCTCGCTGCGCCAGCTGATCGCAGCGGCCAGGATCCGCAAGGTCGACCCTTGGTCGCCCGGCACCGGCAGAGGCCTGGAGAACGTGACGGTGGCCGAGACCGAGCTTTCCTTTATCGACGGCCAGGCCGGCCGCCTGATCTACCGCGGGTATAACGCGGTCGAGCTCGCCCTGCACAAGACCTTCAACGACGTCTGGCATCTGATGTTCTACGGCAGCCTCCCGACGGGCGACGAATTCTCCCGGCGGACCGCTGAGCTGCGCGGCCTGCCCCTGGACGTGCAGACGCTGCGCGATCTGGCCGCCTCGCACGGCACCTTCATGTCGACGCTGCAGGCCGCCATCTCGGCCGCGGGCGCATCCATGGGGCTCAAGCCGTGGCTGGACGACGACCCCTCAGCCGCCGAGAAGGCGGCGCTGAAGCTCGGGGCCGTGGTCCCGACCATCGTCACGGCGCTCTGGCGGCTGGAGCAGGGGCTGGAGCCCGTCGACCCCGACCCGAACCTCAGCCACGCCGCGAACTACCTGTGGATGATGCACGGCGACAAGCCCACGGACGATCAGGTAGTCGCTACCGACCGCTATCTCGTACTGCTGGCCGAGCACGGCATGAACGCCTCGACGTTCACCGGACGCGTCATAGCCTCCACGGGAGCCGACGTCGGATCGGCGGTGGCGGGTGCGGCCGGCGCGCTGTCCGGCCCCCTTCACGGCGGAGCGCCGTCGCTGGTCCTGGACATGCTCGACGAGATCGGGGCCCCCGAGCTGGCACAGGAGTGGATCCAGGAAGCCGTTCGCCGGGGCAAGCGGATCATGGGCTTTGGACACCGCGTCTACAAGGCGGAGGACCCGCGCGCCGCCTGCTTCCGCGAGACCGCCATCGAACTCGGAAGCGAGCGGGTGGCTCTGGCGAAGGTCGTGGAGACGGCGACGCTGGAGACGCTTCGGGCGGCGAAGCCGGGGCGCGCGCTGTACACCAACGTCGAGTACTGGTCGGCGGTGGTGCTGGAGCGGGCCGGGATCCCACGGAAGCTGTTCACCCCAACGTTCGCCGTTGCGAGGACGATCGGGTGGACGGCCCACATCCTCGAGCAGGTGCGGGACAACCGCCTCATCCGGCCGTCGGCAGATTACACGGGGCCGACGGGACTATCCGTCACGGGCTGA
- a CDS encoding rod shape-determining protein, translating to MRDLAIDLGTANTLVWSDGKGIVYSEPTVIALNTKTQAVLAVGNEAWQMIGRTPGYIVATRPLRRGAIDDFDITQRMIRMLFAKVGAGRFFRSNVVVAVPSAITQVERRAVEEAAEKAGARAAYLVEEPVAAAIGAGLPINEPAGNMVVDIGGGTSEIAVISLGGVVVCKAIRTGGFDIDAAISNYVRKEYTLAIGERTAEAIKIAIGSAYPMHQELRAEIRGRDLAAGLPRTMAISSEEIRVAIDEPVTAIVDAVKDALSQTPPELGQDIMSRGIFLTGGGALLQGLDRRLSQETDIPVHVTENALETVVQGAGKCLESLREMQELFLPKIKRKRIWSA from the coding sequence ATGAGGGACCTCGCGATCGACCTCGGCACCGCCAACACCCTCGTCTGGAGCGACGGCAAGGGCATCGTGTATTCCGAGCCCACGGTCATCGCCCTCAACACCAAGACGCAGGCGGTCCTGGCGGTGGGCAACGAGGCGTGGCAGATGATCGGCCGCACCCCCGGCTACATCGTCGCGACCCGCCCGCTGCGCAGAGGGGCCATCGACGATTTCGACATCACCCAGCGCATGATCCGCATGCTGTTCGCGAAGGTGGGAGCAGGCCGCTTTTTCAGGTCCAACGTGGTCGTGGCGGTGCCGTCGGCCATCACCCAGGTGGAACGCCGCGCGGTCGAGGAGGCGGCCGAGAAGGCCGGGGCCCGTGCCGCCTATCTGGTGGAGGAGCCGGTCGCGGCCGCCATAGGAGCCGGACTGCCGATCAACGAGCCCGCCGGGAACATGGTCGTGGACATCGGAGGCGGGACCTCCGAGATCGCGGTGATCTCGCTGGGGGGCGTCGTCGTCTGCAAGGCGATCCGGACAGGCGGGTTCGACATAGACGCCGCCATCTCCAACTACGTGCGCAAGGAGTACACCCTGGCAATAGGGGAGAGGACGGCAGAGGCGATCAAGATCGCGATCGGCTCCGCGTACCCGATGCACCAGGAGTTGCGGGCAGAGATCCGGGGCCGCGACCTCGCCGCGGGGCTCCCGCGGACGATGGCCATCTCGTCGGAGGAGATCCGCGTGGCAATCGACGAGCCCGTCACCGCCATCGTCGACGCGGTGAAGGATGCGCTGTCGCAGACGCCGCCGGAGCTGGGGCAGGACATCATGTCGCGTGGCATCTTCCTCACCGGAGGCGGAGCGTTGCTGCAAGGACTGGACCGCCGCCTGTCCCAGGAGACGGACATCCCGGTGCACGTCACCGAGAACGCGCTGGAGACCGTGGTTCAGGGGGCCGGCAAATGCCTGGAGTCGCTGCGGGAGATGCAGGAGCTGTTCCTGCCGAAGATCAAGCGCAAGCGGATCTGGTCGGCCTGA
- a CDS encoding zinc-dependent metalloprotease: protein MNEHRADIPKPPQDWWEQVPVLRELFKLLSSTDPVNWDLARQVAYSLGSHDEPPSEDFEDCRRELETMSRAAQVQCEQFTGLVPGTVAPVIGVTRGQWVEENVAVFKMLMEPLAAKLTGPALTGGIPVPIPESAAMVLRQIGGVLMGLQTGFVLGYLSRHVIGQYELVLPDPSGGRLLYVIPNMQQAEQDWELDPREFRYWIALHEVTHHLEFSRPWTRRYFHSQIQTMIDSLDFDPARLQETLEGFDITNPEKMAETLQDPEALIQAAWTPLGLDTMSRLQAFMTLVEGYATFVMDAVGAAVLKDHARLKEVMERRKRTSSPGEQLLERLLGLELKRKQYDAGVKFCRYVAGVHDVAFLNKAWDNPDSLPTASEIDNPDGWIERMSEAGL from the coding sequence ATGAACGAGCATCGCGCGGACATCCCGAAGCCGCCACAGGACTGGTGGGAGCAGGTACCGGTTTTGAGGGAGCTGTTCAAGCTGCTGTCCTCAACCGACCCCGTTAACTGGGACCTCGCCCGGCAGGTCGCCTATTCACTCGGCTCCCACGACGAGCCGCCCTCGGAGGACTTCGAGGACTGCCGCCGGGAGCTTGAAACGATGTCGCGGGCGGCGCAGGTGCAGTGCGAGCAGTTCACCGGACTGGTCCCCGGCACCGTGGCCCCCGTCATCGGCGTGACGAGAGGCCAGTGGGTCGAGGAGAACGTCGCGGTGTTCAAGATGCTCATGGAACCGCTGGCCGCCAAGCTGACCGGTCCCGCTCTGACCGGCGGGATCCCCGTACCGATCCCGGAGTCCGCCGCGATGGTGCTGCGCCAGATCGGTGGGGTCCTCATGGGCCTTCAGACCGGGTTCGTCCTCGGGTACCTGTCCCGTCACGTGATCGGTCAGTACGAGCTGGTCCTGCCGGACCCGTCCGGCGGCCGACTGCTGTACGTGATCCCGAACATGCAGCAGGCCGAGCAGGACTGGGAGCTCGACCCCCGGGAGTTCAGGTACTGGATCGCGCTGCACGAGGTCACCCACCACCTGGAGTTCAGCCGGCCGTGGACGCGGCGCTACTTCCACTCGCAGATCCAGACGATGATCGACTCGCTGGACTTCGACCCTGCGCGGCTGCAGGAGACGCTCGAGGGGTTCGACATCACCAACCCCGAGAAGATGGCGGAGACCCTGCAGGACCCGGAAGCCCTGATCCAGGCGGCATGGACACCGCTCGGCCTCGACACGATGAGCAGGCTGCAGGCGTTCATGACGCTGGTCGAGGGCTACGCGACCTTCGTGATGGACGCGGTCGGCGCGGCCGTGCTCAAGGACCACGCTCGCCTGAAGGAGGTGATGGAGCGGCGCAAAAGGACCTCGTCTCCGGGCGAGCAGCTGCTAGAGCGGCTGCTTGGGCTGGAGCTGAAGCGAAAGCAGTACGACGCGGGTGTGAAGTTCTGCCGCTACGTCGCCGGCGTACACGACGTGGCCTTCCTCAACAAAGCCTGGGACAACCCCGATTCGCTTCCGACTGCATCGGAGATAGACAACCCCGACGGGTGGATCGAGCGGATGTCGGAGGCTGGTTTATGA